The following coding sequences lie in one Mustelus asterias chromosome 8, sMusAst1.hap1.1, whole genome shotgun sequence genomic window:
- the prpf38b gene encoding pre-mRNA-splicing factor 38B isoform X2, whose amino-acid sequence MGLITHTDSPYIRGLGFMYIRYTQPPADLWDWYEPFLDDEEELDVKAGGGCVMTIGEMIRSFLTKLEWFSTLFPRIPVPVQKNLDQYLKTRPRKIAKKDGKDSMEEPERLSERRHSRSPRRSLTPRKSPRRSRSRSRHREGHGSFGFDKELERERERQKREREQIKDRERSEKDRHKSRSTDRGLDRRRSRSRDHHRSRSRDKRSDKKDRDKEREKENERSRRREKDYEKDKERVSDRDRERNVEKESRSKDRDKRSQSKTEDRKRKEERREKDEKRHKDDKKESKKDKRHSRSRSREKRHRSSSPGRGRVSKRSRSKSKEKSKHRNEHKEKSNKRSISRERTDENDGERIKKQRSHSKEKARKRSRSKERSHKQSHGDGKDHSSKPSHRSLSTERDDKSNAEGLLQGNTTDDD is encoded by the exons ATGGGCCTaataacacacactgactctccgtACATCCGGGGTTTAGGCTTCATGTATATTAG GTACACACAGCCCCCAGCTGATTTGTGGGATTGGTATGAACCTTTTTTAGATGATGAAGAG GAACTTGATGTAAAGGCTGGAGGAGGATGTGTCATGACAATAGGAGAAATGATTCGTTCTTTCCTTACTAAACTGGAATGGTTCTCTACCTTATTCCCAAGGATCCCAGTTCCTGTTCAaaagaatttggaccagtatctCAAAACTCGACCAAGGAAAATTGCCAAAAAGGATGGGAAGGATAGTATGGAAGagccagaacgtctttcagagcGCAGACAttcgag GTCACCAAGAAGATCTCTTACCCCACGCAAATCTCCTAGGCGATCTAGAAGCAGAAGTCGTCATAGAGAAGGCCATGGATCTTTTGGTTTTGACAAGGAattggaaagagaaagagaacgaCAGAAAAGGGAACGAGAGCAAATTAAAGACAGAGAGCGAAGTGAGAAGGATAGACATAAATCTAGAAGCACAGATAGAGGCTTGGACCGCAGACGAAGCAGAAGCAGAGACCATCACAGAAGTCGAAGCAGAGATAAAAGGAGTGATAAAAAGGATAGagataaagagagggagaaggaaaatGAAAGAAGCAGAAGGCGAGAAAAAGATTACGAGAAAGACAAAGAAAGAGTAAGTGATAGAGATAGGGAAAGAAATGTTGAGAAAGAATCGAGATCTAAAGATCGAGATAAAAGAAGCCAATCAAAGACAGAAGACAGAAAACGTAAGGAAGAAAGAAGAGAAAAGGATGAAAAGAGGCATAAAGATGATAAAAAGGAATCAAAAAAAGATAAAAGGCATAGTcgaagcaggagcagagagaaaaGACATAGAAGCAGTAGTCCTGGCAGGGGTCGTGTCAGCAAACGTAGTAGAAGCAAAAGCAAAGAGAAATCTAAACACCGAAATGAACATAAAGAAAAATCAAACAAAAGAAGTATTAGCAGAGAAAGGACTGATGAGAATGATGGTGAACGGATAAAGAAGCAGCGTAGTCATAGCAAAGAGAAAGCTCGCAAGCGCAGTCGAAGCAAAGAGCGATCTCACAAACAAAGTCATGGTGATGGTAAGGACCATTCAAGCAAACCAAGCCACAGAAGTCTCAGTACAGAAAGAGATGACAAAAGCAATGCAGAAGGATTGTTGCAAGGCAATACCACTGATGATGACTGA
- the prpf38b gene encoding pre-mRNA-splicing factor 38B isoform X4, with amino-acid sequence MTIGEMIRSFLTKLEWFSTLFPRIPVPVQKNLDQYLKTRPRKIAKKDGKDSMEEPERLSERRHSRSPRRSLTPRKSPRRSRSRSRHREGHGSFGFDKELERERERQKREREQIKDRERSEKDRHKSRSTDRGLDRRRSRSRDHHRSRSRDKRSDKKDRDKEREKENERSRRREKDYEKDKERVSDRDRERNVEKESRSKDRDKRSQSKTEDRKRKEERREKDEKRHKDDKKESKKDKRHSRSRSREKRHRSSSPGRGRVSKRSRSKSKEKSKHRNEHKEKSNKRSISRERTDENDGERIKKQRSHSKEKARKRSRSKERSHKQSHGDGKDHSSKPSHRSLSTERDDKSNAEGLLQGNTTDDD; translated from the exons ATGACAATAGGAGAAATGATTCGTTCTTTCCTTACTAAACTGGAATGGTTCTCTACCTTATTCCCAAGGATCCCAGTTCCTGTTCAaaagaatttggaccagtatctCAAAACTCGACCAAGGAAAATTGCCAAAAAGGATGGGAAGGATAGTATGGAAGagccagaacgtctttcagagcGCAGACAttcgag GTCACCAAGAAGATCTCTTACCCCACGCAAATCTCCTAGGCGATCTAGAAGCAGAAGTCGTCATAGAGAAGGCCATGGATCTTTTGGTTTTGACAAGGAattggaaagagaaagagaacgaCAGAAAAGGGAACGAGAGCAAATTAAAGACAGAGAGCGAAGTGAGAAGGATAGACATAAATCTAGAAGCACAGATAGAGGCTTGGACCGCAGACGAAGCAGAAGCAGAGACCATCACAGAAGTCGAAGCAGAGATAAAAGGAGTGATAAAAAGGATAGagataaagagagggagaaggaaaatGAAAGAAGCAGAAGGCGAGAAAAAGATTACGAGAAAGACAAAGAAAGAGTAAGTGATAGAGATAGGGAAAGAAATGTTGAGAAAGAATCGAGATCTAAAGATCGAGATAAAAGAAGCCAATCAAAGACAGAAGACAGAAAACGTAAGGAAGAAAGAAGAGAAAAGGATGAAAAGAGGCATAAAGATGATAAAAAGGAATCAAAAAAAGATAAAAGGCATAGTcgaagcaggagcagagagaaaaGACATAGAAGCAGTAGTCCTGGCAGGGGTCGTGTCAGCAAACGTAGTAGAAGCAAAAGCAAAGAGAAATCTAAACACCGAAATGAACATAAAGAAAAATCAAACAAAAGAAGTATTAGCAGAGAAAGGACTGATGAGAATGATGGTGAACGGATAAAGAAGCAGCGTAGTCATAGCAAAGAGAAAGCTCGCAAGCGCAGTCGAAGCAAAGAGCGATCTCACAAACAAAGTCATGGTGATGGTAAGGACCATTCAAGCAAACCAAGCCACAGAAGTCTCAGTACAGAAAGAGATGACAAAAGCAATGCAGAAGGATTGTTGCAAGGCAATACCACTGATGATGACTGA
- the prpf38b gene encoding pre-mRNA-splicing factor 38B isoform X3, whose product MCELDVKAGGGCVMTIGEMIRSFLTKLEWFSTLFPRIPVPVQKNLDQYLKTRPRKIAKKDGKDSMEEPERLSERRHSRSPRRSLTPRKSPRRSRSRSRHREGHGSFGFDKELERERERQKREREQIKDRERSEKDRHKSRSTDRGLDRRRSRSRDHHRSRSRDKRSDKKDRDKEREKENERSRRREKDYEKDKERVSDRDRERNVEKESRSKDRDKRSQSKTEDRKRKEERREKDEKRHKDDKKESKKDKRHSRSRSREKRHRSSSPGRGRVSKRSRSKSKEKSKHRNEHKEKSNKRSISRERTDENDGERIKKQRSHSKEKARKRSRSKERSHKQSHGDGKDHSSKPSHRSLSTERDDKSNAEGLLQGNTTDDD is encoded by the exons ATGTGT GAACTTGATGTAAAGGCTGGAGGAGGATGTGTCATGACAATAGGAGAAATGATTCGTTCTTTCCTTACTAAACTGGAATGGTTCTCTACCTTATTCCCAAGGATCCCAGTTCCTGTTCAaaagaatttggaccagtatctCAAAACTCGACCAAGGAAAATTGCCAAAAAGGATGGGAAGGATAGTATGGAAGagccagaacgtctttcagagcGCAGACAttcgag GTCACCAAGAAGATCTCTTACCCCACGCAAATCTCCTAGGCGATCTAGAAGCAGAAGTCGTCATAGAGAAGGCCATGGATCTTTTGGTTTTGACAAGGAattggaaagagaaagagaacgaCAGAAAAGGGAACGAGAGCAAATTAAAGACAGAGAGCGAAGTGAGAAGGATAGACATAAATCTAGAAGCACAGATAGAGGCTTGGACCGCAGACGAAGCAGAAGCAGAGACCATCACAGAAGTCGAAGCAGAGATAAAAGGAGTGATAAAAAGGATAGagataaagagagggagaaggaaaatGAAAGAAGCAGAAGGCGAGAAAAAGATTACGAGAAAGACAAAGAAAGAGTAAGTGATAGAGATAGGGAAAGAAATGTTGAGAAAGAATCGAGATCTAAAGATCGAGATAAAAGAAGCCAATCAAAGACAGAAGACAGAAAACGTAAGGAAGAAAGAAGAGAAAAGGATGAAAAGAGGCATAAAGATGATAAAAAGGAATCAAAAAAAGATAAAAGGCATAGTcgaagcaggagcagagagaaaaGACATAGAAGCAGTAGTCCTGGCAGGGGTCGTGTCAGCAAACGTAGTAGAAGCAAAAGCAAAGAGAAATCTAAACACCGAAATGAACATAAAGAAAAATCAAACAAAAGAAGTATTAGCAGAGAAAGGACTGATGAGAATGATGGTGAACGGATAAAGAAGCAGCGTAGTCATAGCAAAGAGAAAGCTCGCAAGCGCAGTCGAAGCAAAGAGCGATCTCACAAACAAAGTCATGGTGATGGTAAGGACCATTCAAGCAAACCAAGCCACAGAAGTCTCAGTACAGAAAGAGATGACAAAAGCAATGCAGAAGGATTGTTGCAAGGCAATACCACTGATGATGACTGA